The sequence GGATACCGGGCTATGACCAGGCCGGACCGCATGAAGTTACGTTCTACGCCGCCGATGGTTTTGCGGTAGACTCGGAGATTATCACGATCACGGTGGTTGACGTCAACCGTCCGCCGGTCGCAGATGCCGGTTTTGATCAGTTTACGGTGCCGGCTAACAGCCCGGTAACGCTCGACGGCACCGGCTCGTTCGATCCGGACGGCGATGTCATCACGTATCAATGGCTGCAGATCGGCGGCCCGGCGGTTTCGCTGTCCAGCGATACCGCAGCCATGCCGACGTTCACGCCGGGCATCCCGGATGATTACTTCTTTGAACTGACGGTCAGTGACGGCCCACTGTTCTCCGGGCCCGACACCGTGTTGATAAACGTCGTCAACGGCGCGCCGCCGCTGGCCGTAAACGACCTGGCCATTCAGATCGTCGGGGACAATATCGATCTCTCGTGGTCGGCCGTGTCCAGCGACACCTCGGGCTTTGCGATCACCGTGGACCGCTACGTGGTGTACCGCGGCACCTCGGCGTATTTCAACCCGACGCCGGCCGACTCCATCGGCGCCACGGACGGTGCTCTGCTTAGTCTGACGGATGACAACATCGGCGGTGTCAACGTCGTCGGCGACACGTTGAATCAGTATTTCTACGTGGTGCAGGTGGTCGATATCTATGGAAACCGTTCGGCGCCGTCAAACCGCGTCGGCGAGTATGATTACCAGCTTCTGGAGACCGCGACCACGAACTACAACCTGGTAGCAGTGCCGTTTGCCAACACGGGCATTACGACCGCGGATGACCTGATCACCGCCATCGGTTCGAGCAACGTGTTCACCGTCAACCAGTTTATCCCCGCGTCGCAAAGCTACCAGTCGCGGTTTGCCGCCGGTTTCGGCGTAAACTTTGCCGTCATCCCGGGTGGCATTTACCAGGTGAATGCCGCGACCGATACTCTGTTAAGCGTGGCCGGTGATATCCCGGACTCCGGAACCGTCAGTTACACGCTGATCACGACGGCCACGACGGACTTTGGGTTCATGATGATCCCGTTTGAATTGGAGAGCGATTTCTCGGTCGCTCAGGATGTCATTGATGCCATCCCGGGCGTTCTAAATACACTCAACAACTTCGTTGCCAGTTCGCAGAGCTACGTTTCGCGCTTTGCCGCTGGTTTCGGTACGAACTTTACGGTTCGTGCCGGCAAGCCGTACCAGGCAAATGTGGCCACCGATGGCACGTTTCCGGGACCGTAGGGAGTAGGTTGGTATGAAAAAAGTTGATTGTAACATATACGGAGGTGCCGCAGTGCGGTTTAACAGTAAGTACCTCAGGACGAGTTTATTTCCGGGACTTGTCTTCCTGATAGTGCTGACGTGGTCATCCTCTGCCTTCGCACAGGGCTCGATTTTCGGCGGCGTCAGCAACTCCGATGCCTCGACTCCGACCAACGGGGAGATCAGCTTCGTCGGCTTCCTCGATGACACCGACGAGGAGATCAGGATCGAGACCTCGGATGGGGCAGGGTACGACAACGGGAACTGGTTTGATGATTTCCAGAACTATCTGACCGAGGCCCCGTTCAACCCGTACGACTACTACTTCTACAATGTGGTCAACGGGGAGGGATATCACCTGTCGGGGTTGATTCCCAACAACTCCTTCCAGCAGGAAGACGTGACGCTGGCGCCCGACGGCTGGCCGGCCATGCCGGTCGGTCTGACCGGCAGTGCGCTCTCGTCCTCTCGTGTTCTGGTAGAGTGGAACGGCGTACCCGGACTGACCTACCACGTCTACCGCCGTCTGTCCAGCTCGAACGGCTCGTTCTTCAGGCTTGACAATGCCGCCGGAGATCTGGCCGATCCGGGCGTGACGGACAGCTTCTTTGTGGACAACACGGTTGACGGCGTCAGTTCATATGACTACTTCATCATTGCAGAGAACGCCTCGGCCGGCTATTCGCCGCACTCGGCCTTAATCGTGATAAACTCGGCGAGCCCCGTCGCTCCCGCCATTGCGTCTGTTGACCCGGACAACGGGCCGGCGGTCGGCGGCACGCCTTTCAACGTCTACGGCAGCGGGTTCGACCCGGGCGGCGTTTCCGTCCAGATCGGCACCTCCACTCCCGTCGCCGGGACGGTCATCTCGCCTTACCACGTCACGGCCACCACGGCGCCCGGCACTATCGGTGCCGCCGACGTCACCGTTACCAATGATGCCTCCAGTCTGATTTCGAATGCCCTCGCCGGGGCATTTACATACAACGCCAACGCCGTGCCGGTCCTGGCCGCAATCGGCCCCGAGTCGATCGACGAAGGCCAGTTGCTGTCGTTCGGCGTTTCGGCATCCGATCCCGACGGGACAATCCCGGTGCTTACGACCTCGGCCCCGCCGACCGGCGCCTCGTTTACGGATAACCTGGACGGCACCGGCACGTTTACCTGGACGCCCGATTTCACGCAGTCGGGCGACTACTTCGTGACGTTCTACGCCACGGACGACAGTCTGGCCGTCGACTCGGAAATTGTGACCATCACGGTCAACCACGTCAACCTGGCACCGGTGCTGGCGGCTATCGGCGGCCGGACGGTTGACGAGGGCCAGCCCCTG comes from Acidobacteriota bacterium and encodes:
- a CDS encoding Ig-like domain-containing protein, whose product is PILAAIGPKAVQEDQLLTFGISATDADETIPVLTTSALPTGASFIDNLDGTGTFSWTPDFTQAGDHFVTFYATDDSAAVDSEIVTIAVGQVNLPPILAAIGPKAVQEDQLLTFGISATDADETIPVLMTSALPTGASFIDNLDGTGTFNWTPDFTQAGDHFVTFYATDDSAVVDSEVVTITVFQVNVPPILAAIGPQSVFEGQLLTIGVSATDLDATIPVLTTSTLPTGASFTDNLNGTGTFNWTPDFIQSGDHFVTFYATDDSAAVDSEVVTITVVEAGNQTPVLAPIGPKSVAEADLLSFSVSASDPDSTIPALSTSTLPAGANFVDIGDGTGTFDWIPGYDQAGPHEVTFYAADGFAVDSEIITITVVDVNRPPVADAGFDQFTVPANSPVTLDGTGSFDPDGDVITYQWLQIGGPAVSLSSDTAAMPTFTPGIPDDYFFELTVSDGPLFSGPDTVLINVVNGAPPLAVNDLAIQIVGDNIDLSWSAVSSDTSGFAITVDRYVVYRGTSAYFNPTPADSIGATDGALLSLTDDNIGGVNVVGDTLNQYFYVVQVVDIYGNRSAPSNRVGEYDYQLLETATTNYNLVAVPFANTGITTADDLITAIGSSNVFTVNQFIPASQSYQSRFAAGFGVNFAVIPGGIYQVNAATDTLLSVAGDIPDSGTVSYTLITTATTDFGFMMIPFELESDFSVAQDVIDAIPGVLNTLNNFVASSQSYVSRFAAGFGTNFTVRAGKPYQANVATDGTFPGP